The Coffea arabica cultivar ET-39 chromosome 9e, Coffea Arabica ET-39 HiFi, whole genome shotgun sequence genome has a window encoding:
- the LOC113709383 gene encoding uncharacterized protein yields MSSKERPTLGGTRIKTRKRNIAAPLDPAAFADAVVQIYLDNAGDLELIARSIESSDLNFSRYGDTFFEVVFTGGRTQPGTTKPDEGDRHPYSIIECEAKRDVILPSVVYIQKILRRKPFLIKNLENVMRRFLQSLELFEENERKKLAIFTALAFSQKLSGLPPETVFQPLLKDNLVGKGLVLSFITDFFKEYLIDNSLDDLISILKRGKMEENLLEFFPPAKRTPEAFSEHFTKEGLLPLVEYNDKKIFEVKLKEMKSALTSQIAEEAGISEVIETVKQHVKDAKFPDIEVVRILWDVLMDAVQWSGKNQQQNANSALRQVKTWAKLLNTFCTSGKLELELIYKIQVQCYEDTKLMKLFPEIVKSLYDEDVLAEDTILHWCRKGTNPKGRQTFVKALEPFVKWLEEAEEEE; encoded by the exons ATGAG CTCGAAGGAGAGACCCACTCTTGG TGGCACGCGGATTAAGACCCGCAAACGGAATATTGCGGCACCGCTGGACCCTGCAGCATTTGCGGATGCAGTGGTCCAGATTTATCTGGATAATGCTGGTGATCtg GAACTTATTGCTAGGAGCATTGAGTCCTCAGACCTTAACTTCTCAAGATACGGTGACACCTTTTTTGAG gtcGTCTTCACAGGGGGCCGTACACAACCTGGAACGACTAAACCTGATGAGGGGGACCGCCATCCTTACTCTATAATTGAGTGTGAGGCTAAGCGTGATGTCATTTTACCATCTGTAGTATACATACAGAAGATATTGCGAAGGAAACCTTTCCTTATAAAAAACCTTGAAAATGTTATGCGAAGATTTTTGCAATCGTTGGAGCTTTTCGAGGAAAATGAAAGGAAGAAGCTTGCTATTTTCACTGCTCTTGCTTTTTCACAGAAGTTGTCAGGTCTCCCACCTGAGACTGTGTTCCAACCCCTACTTAAGGATAACCTTGTTGGCAAAGGGCTAGTTCTGTCATTTATCACAGACTTCTTTAAGGAATATCTGATTGATAACAGCCTTGATGATTTAATTTCAATCTTGAAGCGGGGTAAGATGGAGGAAAATCTTCTTGAGTTCTTCCCCCCTGCAAAGAGAACTCCTGAAGCTTTCTCAGAGCATTTCAC CAAAGAGGGGCTTCTGCCGTTGGTTGAGTACAATGACAAGAAGATATTTGAGGTGAAGCTGAAGGAAATGAAATCTGCTCTAACAAGCCAGATAGCAGAAGAAGCAGGCATATCTGAAGTCATAGAAACAGTGAAGCAGCATGTAAAAGATGCTAAATTTCCTGACATTGAGGTTGTTCGGATTCTGTGGGATGTTCTGATGGATGCTGTTCAGTGGTCAGGCAAGAACCAACAGCAGAATGCAAATTCAGCTCTTCGTCAG GTCAAAACATGGGCAAAGTTATTGAATACCTTCTGCACTAGTGGAAAGCTGGAGCTGGAACTTATATACAAAATCCAAGTCCAGTGCTATGAGGATACAAAACTGATGAAACTATTCCCTGAAATTGTGAAGTCCCTTTATGACGAGGATGTTCTAGCTGAAGATACCATTCTTCACTGGTGCCGAAAGGGAACCAATCCTAAGGGCAG GCAAACCTTTGTCAAGGCATTGGAGCCATTTGTGAAATGGCTGGAGGAGGCGGAAGAAGAGGAGTGA